The Chitinophagaceae bacterium genome window below encodes:
- a CDS encoding nucleotide sugar dehydrogenase — protein MAVVGLGYVGLPLALELAAHMQVIGFDINRRRIEMMQHSEDPSKEVDANMFAGKDIVFTDDINVLKEASFFIVTVPTPVDEYKVPDLTPLEKASETVGKVLKQGDYVVYESTTYPGCTEDDCMPILEQFSGLKGKVDFKIGYSPERINPGDKLHTLSNTVKIVSGCDEESLNEIASIYESVVKVGVHRAPNIKVAEAGKIIENAQRDLNISLMNELSIIFDRIGINTFDVVEAAGTKWNFHKYTPGLVGGHCIGVDPYYLTYKAQQLGYNSKVIASGRFVNDEMPRYVAKKIIQHIIKHAPNPSAAKVLVLGATFKENVSDIRNSKVADMVKGLLEYNVSVDFVDPYADAADVKHEYGLTMIPAIGKGYDAVVMAVAHDQYKEFTEEFLLSISNQNALFADLKGIYRNKISKLKYWSL, from the coding sequence ATCGCAGTTGTAGGGTTAGGTTATGTTGGTTTGCCTCTGGCTCTTGAACTGGCTGCACATATGCAGGTGATTGGTTTTGATATCAACCGCAGGCGTATTGAAATGATGCAGCACAGCGAAGACCCCAGTAAAGAAGTTGATGCGAATATGTTTGCAGGCAAGGATATTGTTTTTACAGATGATATCAATGTGTTGAAAGAAGCTTCTTTCTTTATTGTAACAGTACCCACTCCCGTTGATGAATATAAAGTTCCTGATCTTACTCCACTGGAAAAAGCAAGTGAAACAGTTGGGAAGGTGCTGAAGCAAGGAGATTATGTTGTGTATGAAAGCACAACATACCCCGGTTGTACAGAAGATGACTGCATGCCGATACTGGAACAGTTTTCCGGTCTCAAAGGAAAAGTTGATTTCAAGATTGGCTATTCACCAGAACGGATTAACCCAGGAGATAAACTTCATACTTTATCCAACACGGTGAAGATTGTTTCAGGATGTGATGAAGAATCATTGAATGAAATTGCAAGCATTTATGAATCTGTTGTAAAGGTTGGTGTTCACCGGGCGCCGAATATTAAAGTAGCTGAAGCAGGTAAGATCATTGAAAATGCGCAGCGTGATTTGAATATTTCTTTGATGAATGAACTGTCAATTATTTTTGACCGTATCGGTATCAACACATTTGATGTGGTGGAAGCGGCCGGAACAAAATGGAACTTTCATAAATACACACCAGGTTTGGTTGGAGGACATTGCATTGGAGTTGATCCTTACTATTTAACCTATAAGGCACAACAGCTGGGATACAATTCAAAAGTAATTGCAAGTGGCCGTTTTGTAAATGACGAAATGCCAAGGTATGTAGCAAAGAAAATCATTCAGCATATTATTAAGCATGCACCCAATCCTTCTGCAGCAAAAGTGCTGGTGCTGGGAGCTACGTTTAAAGAAAATGTATCTGATATCCGCAATTCAAAAGTGGCAGATATGGTGAAGGGACTGCTGGAGTATAATGTATCAGTTGATTTTGTTGACCCGTATGCAGATGCGGCTGATGTAAAACATGAGTATGGGTTAACAATGATTCCTGCAATAGGGAAGGGATACGATGCTGTAGTAATGGCGGTTGCACATGATCAATATAAAGAGTTTACTGAAGAGTTTCTGTTAAGCATTTCTAATCAGAATGCTTTGTTTGCCGATCTGAAAGGCATTTACCGAAATAAAATTTCTAAACTGAAATACTGGAGTTTATGA
- the rfbB gene encoding dTDP-glucose 4,6-dehydratase: MKNQLKKTILVTGGAGFIGSHVVRLFVNKYPEYKIVNGDALTYAGNLENLKDITAKDNYVFEKMDITDEAKVAELFDQYHFDAVIHLAAESHVDRSIMDPLSFVKTNVLGTAILLNAARKDWAGNHEGKLFYHVSTDEVYGSLGETGFFTEETPYDPHSPYSASKAASDHFVMAYYDTYGLPVVMSNCSNNYGSHHFPEKLIPLCIHNIKNNKPLPVYGKGENVRDWLFVEDHARAIDTIFHNGKLGQSYNVGGFNEWKNIDLVQVLCKIMDKKLGRAEGESAKLITYVKDRAGHDLRYAIDATKLNKELGWSPSLQFEEGLEKTIDWYLNNEEWINHVTSGDYQHFYADQYVKR; the protein is encoded by the coding sequence ATGAAAAACCAATTAAAAAAAACAATTTTAGTAACCGGCGGTGCCGGATTTATTGGCAGCCATGTTGTTCGCCTGTTCGTTAATAAATATCCCGAATACAAAATTGTAAATGGCGATGCATTAACCTATGCAGGTAATCTTGAAAATCTGAAAGACATTACTGCAAAAGATAATTATGTGTTTGAGAAAATGGATATTACTGATGAAGCAAAAGTTGCAGAACTTTTTGATCAGTATCATTTTGATGCAGTGATTCATCTTGCAGCTGAAAGTCATGTTGACCGCAGTATAATGGATCCTTTATCATTCGTTAAAACAAATGTACTGGGAACAGCTATACTGCTCAATGCAGCCCGTAAAGATTGGGCCGGTAACCATGAAGGAAAACTCTTCTATCATGTATCAACTGATGAAGTATATGGTTCATTAGGTGAAACAGGATTCTTTACCGAAGAAACCCCTTACGATCCGCATTCACCCTACTCGGCATCAAAAGCAGCTTCTGATCATTTTGTGATGGCATATTATGATACATATGGTCTTCCTGTTGTGATGAGCAACTGTTCAAACAATTATGGCTCACATCATTTTCCTGAAAAATTAATTCCACTCTGTATCCACAATATCAAAAATAATAAACCCCTTCCTGTTTATGGAAAAGGTGAAAATGTAAGAGATTGGTTGTTTGTGGAAGACCATGCAAGAGCGATTGATACAATTTTTCATAATGGAAAATTAGGACAGAGTTATAATGTTGGCGGTTTTAATGAATGGAAGAATATTGACCTTGTACAAGTACTCTGCAAAATCATGGATAAAAAATTAGGAAGAGCAGAAGGAGAAAGCGCTAAGCTCATTACTTATGTAAAAGACAGGGCAGGCCATGATCTTCGCTATGCAATTGATGCAACCAAACTCAATAAGGAATTGGGATGGTCGCCTTCATTACAATTTGAAGAAGGCCTGGAAAAAACGATTGACTGGTATCTGAATAATGAAGAATGGATCAATCATGTAACCAGCGGTGATTATCAGCATTTTTATGCTGACCAGTATGTTAAGCGATAA
- the rfbC gene encoding dTDP-4-dehydrorhamnose 3,5-epimerase, with protein MPFTHTQFPDLVVFEPKVFGDDRGYFFESYNKQMFASKGFDHDWVQDNQSSSVYGVIRGLHFQKGEHAQAKLVRCLRGAILDVVVDLRKNSPTFKQVYSIELTAEKKNTLLVPRGFAHGFSVLSDMAEVMYKCDHLYSKESEGGLLYNDPSLQIDWGIPSGKEIVSDKDKLNPMLADLAEDSFF; from the coding sequence ATGCCATTTACACATACACAGTTTCCTGATTTAGTTGTATTTGAACCAAAAGTATTTGGTGACGACAGGGGCTATTTCTTTGAGTCGTATAATAAACAGATGTTTGCCAGTAAAGGGTTTGATCATGACTGGGTGCAGGATAATCAATCCAGCTCTGTTTATGGTGTAATTCGTGGATTACATTTTCAAAAAGGTGAACATGCACAGGCAAAATTAGTACGTTGTTTAAGAGGTGCCATTTTAGATGTAGTGGTTGATCTCAGAAAAAATTCTCCAACCTTCAAACAGGTTTATTCAATTGAGTTAACGGCAGAAAAGAAAAATACATTACTTGTGCCAAGGGGATTTGCACATGGATTTTCTGTATTGAGCGATATGGCTGAAGTGATGTATAAATGTGATCACCTGTACAGTAAAGAAAGTGAAGGAGGTTTATTATATAACGATCCTTCTTTACAAATCGACTGGGGAATCCCTTCGGGCAAAGAAATCGTTTCAGATAAAGACAAATTGAATCCCATGCTCGCTGATTTAGCAGAGGATAGTTTCTTTTAA
- the rfbD gene encoding dTDP-4-dehydrorhamnose reductase gives MEKPSVLVTGSNGQLGKELQVLAESYPQFRFVFASREDLKLHHYGLVENFFLATKPQYCINCAAYTAVDKAESEVDMATLVNGESVGNLAAVCKKYQTKLIHISTDYVFNGESEIPYKEDDSTSPINTYGVSKLKGEQLCMQEDPDAIIIRTAWVYSSFGNNFVKTMMRLMNERNELNVVSDQVGSPTYAADLAKAILSIISSGKWQSGIYHYSNEGKISWYEFAQAIKNITGSKAIVHPIEAAQYPTPARRPHFSLLNKEKIKSAYHLSIPDWKESLAACIDLLLKK, from the coding sequence ATGGAAAAGCCCTCTGTTCTTGTTACCGGAAGTAATGGGCAGCTCGGAAAAGAGCTGCAGGTTTTAGCAGAAAGCTATCCGCAATTCCGTTTTGTATTTGCTTCACGTGAAGATTTGAAACTTCATCATTATGGATTGGTTGAGAATTTCTTTTTAGCAACAAAGCCGCAGTATTGTATCAACTGTGCAGCATATACAGCTGTTGATAAAGCAGAAAGCGAAGTTGATATGGCCACGCTGGTGAACGGAGAATCAGTAGGTAACCTTGCAGCTGTCTGTAAAAAGTATCAAACAAAGTTGATTCATATTTCTACCGATTATGTGTTTAATGGAGAAAGTGAAATTCCTTATAAAGAGGATGATTCAACTAGTCCTATCAATACATATGGTGTTTCTAAACTTAAGGGTGAACAATTATGTATGCAGGAAGATCCTGATGCGATTATCATCCGTACTGCATGGGTATATTCTTCTTTCGGAAACAATTTTGTAAAGACGATGATGCGTTTAATGAATGAACGCAATGAGTTAAATGTTGTAAGCGACCAGGTTGGTTCCCCTACCTATGCTGCTGATCTTGCAAAAGCAATTCTTTCTATTATTTCATCAGGGAAATGGCAGTCAGGAATTTATCATTACAGTAATGAGGGAAAGATCAGCTGGTATGAATTTGCACAAGCTATTAAAAATATAACAGGCAGTAAAGCCATAGTGCATCCAATTGAAGCAGCACAGTATCCAACACCGGCAAGGCGCCCCCATTTTTCTTTACTGAATAAAGAAAAAATAAAGTCTGCTTATCATTTATCCATTCCTGATTGGAAAGAGAGTCTTGCAGCCTGCATTGATCTGTTATTAAAAAAATAA
- a CDS encoding SusD/RagB family nutrient-binding outer membrane lipoprotein: MKHTLKLTAFILLTSISIISCTKDFETINTDPNRIDQISPGTLLNPIIYTVAGYNMQRCDDITFNLMQVVLPFPSATGGLHRYDISENAGNGTWNTYYLWLNNVREMYNASVKVEDKNYQAIALTLNAWIYSNLTDCFGDVPMTEASKAEEGILHPKFDSQKEIYTALLASLDSANNLYNTSKSMLYGTEILYGNNVTKWKKFTNSLRMRLLLRLSKRTEVGSYTLLKAMMDNPSKYPVFSSNDDGASLKLTGITPLASPWGRPIDFTTFRAAAKFFLDSLNAFNDPRRAKFTTQAKNSSGTTNIGYMGIPSGYTGSESQFTYIPSNVNVALVTASSASVIPMSVVVMPYAEVEFIKAEVEFQQGNHAAAKTAYEKGVKASVEQWGAVMPADYFTNPTYTEATAYNNTLHRILLQKYYALFFVDYQAWFEHRRTGMPVLPVSAGIAGKQMPTRFKYPVNIRSMNPDNYKKAVEAMGGDENTTKVWWEK; encoded by the coding sequence ATGAAACATACTTTAAAGCTTACAGCATTCATTCTGCTTACAAGCATCAGCATCATTTCATGTACAAAGGATTTTGAAACCATTAATACTGATCCGAACCGTATTGATCAGATCAGTCCGGGGACACTGCTTAACCCGATCATTTATACCGTTGCAGGTTATAATATGCAGCGTTGTGATGATATTACTTTTAACCTCATGCAGGTGGTATTGCCTTTTCCCAGTGCTACCGGTGGGTTGCATCGTTATGATATTTCTGAGAATGCAGGTAATGGTACATGGAATACTTATTATCTCTGGCTCAACAATGTTCGGGAAATGTATAATGCATCTGTAAAAGTAGAAGATAAGAACTATCAGGCCATTGCACTTACACTCAATGCATGGATATATTCTAATCTCACCGATTGTTTTGGTGATGTGCCTATGACAGAAGCGTCAAAAGCAGAAGAAGGTATCCTTCATCCTAAATTTGATTCACAAAAGGAAATTTATACTGCGTTGCTTGCAAGCCTCGATTCTGCCAACAACCTGTACAATACGTCCAAGAGTATGCTATATGGCACAGAAATACTCTACGGTAATAACGTAACTAAGTGGAAAAAATTCACGAATTCGTTGCGTATGCGTTTGTTATTACGCTTATCGAAACGTACAGAAGTGGGATCTTATACTTTATTAAAAGCGATGATGGATAATCCATCAAAGTACCCGGTATTCAGCAGCAACGATGATGGTGCTTCATTAAAACTTACTGGTATTACACCCTTAGCATCACCTTGGGGCAGACCAATAGATTTTACAACATTCCGTGCCGCAGCAAAATTTTTTCTCGACAGTTTAAATGCCTTTAACGATCCACGCCGGGCAAAATTTACAACGCAGGCAAAAAATTCAAGTGGTACAACAAATATTGGGTATATGGGAATCCCCAGCGGTTACACTGGCAGTGAATCACAATTCACTTATATTCCTTCCAATGTAAACGTAGCGTTGGTAACTGCATCTTCTGCGTCCGTTATACCTATGAGTGTGGTGGTGATGCCTTATGCTGAAGTGGAATTTATTAAAGCCGAAGTAGAGTTTCAGCAGGGTAATCATGCGGCTGCTAAAACAGCTTATGAAAAAGGAGTGAAGGCTTCAGTAGAACAATGGGGTGCTGTAATGCCGGCTGATTATTTTACGAACCCAACTTATACAGAAGCTACAGCATACAACAATACATTGCATCGTATCTTACTGCAAAAATATTATGCGCTTTTCTTTGTAGATTACCAGGCCTGGTTCGAACACAGACGTACGGGTATGCCGGTGCTCCCTGTCAGTGCAGGCATAGCAGGTAAGCAAATGCCTACACGATTTAAATACCCGGTCAATATCCGTTCAATGAATCCGGATAATTACAAGAAAGCAGTGGAAGCAATGGGTGGTGATGAAAACACAACTAAGGTTTGGTGGGAAAAATAA
- a CDS encoding calcineurin-like phosphoesterase C-terminal domain-containing protein, with protein MKRKDFLKAFGMAGTALTLSPVFAGAAGIVQPIGKDVRNITLRGKVHASGNGIAGVAVTDGLNVTVTDKNGNYELLSISTALFVYISVPSGYAFNHEKGIARFYEPVITEAAGFKADFALEQLTIDDKQHYFVVWADTQMISQDDVAQLKAQSVPDLQQLVASYPKNSLFHGIGCGDLVWDKFELFAGYKEAIEMTGVTFFNVIGNHDMDLDARTDELSSKTFKKQFGPTYYSFNRGELHYVVLDDVFFIGTGKKYIGYITEEQLQWLEQDLRYIKPGTTVVVSLHIPTNTGAARRNKKEAELGSNVANREQLFKILAPYKVHIMSGHTHFNDTWETGNIMEHNHGTVCGAWWTGPICGDGTPSGYGVYEVKGSDVHWYYKSTGLPKTHQLKVYKKGSSKDFPDEIAVNVWNWDDKWKVEWLEDGVLKGKMEQRVALDPMAVELYGGPELPKKHRFVEPTLADHIFFAKPSLNAKEITVRATDRFGNVYSEEIVV; from the coding sequence ATGAAACGGAAAGATTTTTTAAAGGCCTTTGGCATGGCTGGTACAGCGCTTACATTATCGCCTGTGTTTGCAGGAGCTGCCGGCATTGTTCAGCCAATTGGTAAAGATGTACGCAACATAACACTGCGTGGAAAAGTACACGCATCAGGGAACGGTATTGCAGGTGTTGCAGTAACAGATGGCTTGAATGTAACAGTAACAGATAAGAATGGGAATTATGAATTACTGAGTATCAGTACTGCGTTATTTGTGTATATCAGCGTTCCTTCCGGTTATGCATTTAATCATGAGAAAGGAATCGCAAGATTTTATGAACCTGTTATTACTGAAGCTGCCGGTTTTAAAGCTGATTTTGCATTGGAACAATTGACCATAGATGATAAGCAGCATTATTTTGTTGTGTGGGCCGACACACAAATGATTTCACAAGATGATGTAGCCCAGTTGAAGGCACAATCTGTTCCTGATCTGCAACAACTTGTTGCATCTTACCCAAAGAACAGTTTGTTTCATGGTATTGGTTGTGGCGACCTTGTGTGGGATAAGTTTGAATTGTTTGCGGGTTACAAAGAAGCCATTGAAATGACTGGTGTTACTTTCTTCAATGTTATCGGTAATCATGATATGGATCTGGATGCACGTACAGATGAACTTTCGTCCAAAACGTTTAAAAAGCAATTCGGCCCAACTTATTATTCATTCAATCGTGGCGAATTGCATTATGTAGTGTTAGATGATGTATTCTTTATCGGCACAGGTAAAAAGTATATTGGCTATATTACTGAAGAACAATTACAATGGCTTGAACAGGATCTCCGGTACATTAAACCCGGAACAACTGTTGTTGTAAGTTTACATATTCCTACTAACACAGGAGCAGCACGCCGCAATAAAAAAGAAGCAGAGCTTGGTTCAAATGTGGCGAACAGGGAACAGTTGTTTAAGATACTTGCTCCATATAAAGTACACATTATGTCGGGGCATACACATTTCAATGATACATGGGAAACAGGAAATATAATGGAGCATAACCACGGTACTGTGTGCGGAGCATGGTGGACCGGGCCAATTTGTGGTGACGGAACTCCCAGTGGTTATGGTGTATATGAAGTAAAGGGAAGTGATGTGCATTGGTATTATAAATCAACCGGATTGCCTAAAACACATCAGTTGAAGGTGTATAAAAAAGGCAGCTCCAAAGATTTCCCTGATGAAATTGCAGTTAATGTTTGGAACTGGGATGACAAATGGAAAGTAGAATGGTTGGAAGATGGAGTACTGAAGGGAAAAATGGAACAACGTGTGGCACTGGATCCAATGGCTGTAGAGTTGTATGGCGGCCCCGAGTTGCCAAAAAAGCACAGGTTTGTAGAGCCAACCCTGGCTGATCATATATTTTTTGCAAAGCCATCTCTAAATGCAAAAGAAATAACTGTAAGGGCAACCGACCGGTTTGGAAATGTATACAGCGAAGAAATAGTTGTATAA
- the cphA gene encoding cyanophycin synthetase: protein MKILEIKILRGPNYWSVRRNKLIQMKLDLEEMEQKPTNEIPGFLERLEKLFPSMYEHRCSVGKPGGFFERVKEGTWMGHVIEHVALELQTLAGMDTGFGRTRGANEKEGVYYVVFTYLEEDAGVYAAKAAVRIAQALADAVEYNLDEDIQKLREIREDTRLGPSTGCIVEEALKRNIPYIRLNKQSLVQLGYGVHQKRIRATIASTTSNIAVDIACDKEETKMLLEAAEIPVPRGTVVRTEVGLDEAIEKFGYPLVIKPIDGNHGKGNTTNITTREQALKAFEAAKVYSRSVIVERFITGFDFRILVINHKFICAALRTPASVIGDGEHTIQWLLDETNKDPRRGYGHEKVLTQITVDGSTMKMLEEKGYTLETVPPKNELVLLKTTANLSTGGTSTDVTDEVHPANIFRCERISKIIGLDICGIDIMATDLRTPVNENGGAILEVNAAPGFRMHIDPAVGLPRNVAEPVIDMLFPKGSVGRIPIIAITGTNGKTTTTRLTAHIAKSAGKKVGYTTSDGVYIQNHLMMKGDCTGPISSTFVLKDPTVDFAVLECARGGILKSGLAFQNCDVAIVTNVAADHIGLGGIYTVEQMAKVKAVVPETVFPHGYAILNAEDDLVYAIKDNLKCNVALFSMDENNPRIKEHCAKGGLATVFENGFISIMKGTRKIRVMQAKDIPLTYEGKAVHNIANCLPAVLATYLYRDISIDDIRQGLQTFIPGESLTPGRLNFFYFKNYTFLADFAHNPHGLRLLCDFISKLDYKTKIGVISGTGDRRDEDIRELGEISAHCFDEIIIRCDKNLRGRSADEIIALLKEGVDKVNPTLPTKVIANENEALEYIYANPVHGALYTIMCDVVAGALDKIKELKAREDNV from the coding sequence ATGAAAATTCTTGAAATAAAAATCCTGCGTGGCCCCAATTACTGGAGTGTTCGCCGTAACAAGCTGATCCAGATGAAACTTGACCTGGAAGAGATGGAGCAAAAGCCAACCAATGAGATTCCCGGTTTTTTGGAACGTTTGGAAAAATTATTTCCAAGTATGTACGAACACCGTTGCAGTGTGGGCAAACCGGGTGGCTTTTTTGAGCGAGTAAAAGAAGGTACCTGGATGGGTCATGTAATTGAACATGTGGCGCTGGAACTGCAAACATTGGCCGGGATGGATACAGGCTTCGGACGCACAAGAGGTGCCAATGAAAAAGAAGGCGTGTATTATGTTGTGTTTACTTATTTAGAAGAAGATGCAGGTGTGTACGCCGCCAAGGCGGCGGTAAGAATTGCACAGGCATTGGCTGATGCTGTGGAATATAATTTAGATGAGGATATCCAGAAGCTGAGAGAGATCAGAGAAGATACAAGGCTTGGCCCATCAACAGGATGTATTGTTGAAGAAGCATTGAAGCGGAATATCCCTTATATCCGTTTGAATAAACAAAGTCTTGTTCAATTAGGATATGGTGTTCATCAAAAAAGAATCCGTGCAACCATCGCTTCCACAACTTCGAATATTGCCGTTGATATTGCCTGCGATAAAGAAGAAACAAAAATGTTACTGGAGGCTGCTGAAATTCCTGTACCAAGAGGAACGGTTGTGCGTACAGAAGTTGGTTTGGATGAAGCGATTGAAAAGTTTGGTTATCCTTTGGTGATCAAGCCCATTGATGGTAATCATGGGAAAGGAAATACCACCAACATTACCACAAGAGAACAGGCATTAAAAGCATTTGAAGCTGCTAAAGTGTACAGCCGCAGCGTGATTGTTGAACGGTTTATTACAGGCTTTGATTTTCGTATTCTTGTTATCAATCATAAATTTATTTGTGCTGCTTTACGTACACCTGCCAGTGTTATTGGTGATGGAGAACATACCATTCAATGGCTGCTGGATGAAACCAATAAGGATCCACGCAGAGGTTATGGCCATGAAAAAGTATTAACTCAAATTACGGTTGATGGCAGCACCATGAAAATGCTGGAAGAAAAAGGTTATACACTTGAAACTGTTCCGCCAAAAAATGAATTGGTGTTATTAAAAACAACAGCAAATCTGTCAACAGGCGGCACATCAACTGATGTAACAGATGAAGTACATCCTGCCAATATTTTCAGGTGTGAACGCATCAGCAAAATTATTGGTTTAGATATTTGTGGTATCGATATCATGGCTACTGATCTTCGAACTCCGGTAAATGAAAATGGCGGTGCTATTCTTGAAGTAAATGCAGCACCTGGTTTCCGTATGCATATTGACCCCGCAGTTGGTTTGCCACGTAATGTAGCAGAGCCGGTGATTGACATGTTATTTCCTAAAGGAAGTGTTGGGCGTATTCCTATCATAGCGATAACAGGAACAAATGGCAAAACAACCACAACCAGGCTAACAGCACATATTGCAAAAAGTGCCGGAAAAAAAGTTGGTTACACTACAAGTGATGGCGTTTATATTCAAAATCATTTAATGATGAAGGGTGATTGCACCGGACCAATATCATCCACGTTTGTATTAAAAGATCCAACAGTTGATTTTGCTGTACTCGAATGTGCAAGAGGCGGCATTTTAAAATCAGGATTAGCTTTTCAGAATTGTGATGTTGCAATTGTAACCAATGTAGCTGCCGATCATATCGGTCTTGGTGGAATTTATACCGTTGAGCAAATGGCAAAAGTAAAAGCGGTAGTTCCTGAAACTGTTTTCCCGCATGGCTACGCTATTTTAAATGCAGAAGATGATTTGGTATATGCCATAAAAGATAATCTGAAATGCAATGTTGCATTATTCAGTATGGATGAAAACAATCCACGCATTAAAGAACATTGTGCAAAAGGAGGTTTGGCAACTGTGTTTGAAAATGGATTTATCAGCATCATGAAAGGCACACGGAAAATAAGAGTGATGCAGGCAAAGGACATCCCATTAACCTATGAAGGGAAAGCAGTACATAATATCGCCAATTGTTTACCTGCTGTGCTTGCCACTTACCTGTACAGGGATATTTCAATTGATGATATCAGGCAGGGACTGCAAACATTTATTCCTGGTGAAAGTTTAACACCGGGTCGTTTAAATTTTTTCTACTTTAAGAATTATACTTTCCTTGCTGACTTTGCACACAATCCACATGGGCTTCGTTTGCTTTGTGATTTCATCAGTAAGCTGGATTATAAAACCAAGATCGGTGTCATTAGCGGAACAGGCGACCGAAGAGATGAAGATATCCGTGAACTGGGAGAAATCAGTGCGCATTGTTTTGATGAAATCATCATCCGCTGCGATAAAAATTTAAGGGGACGTTCAGCTGATGAAATCATTGCATTACTGAAAGAAGGAGTTGATAAAGTAAATCCAACACTTCCAACAAAAGTAATTGCCAATGAAAATGAAGCGCTGGAATATATTTATGCCAATCCAGTTCATGGTGCACTTTATACGATCATGTGCGATGTTGTTGCAGGAGCACTGGATAAAATAAAAGAATTAAAAGCAAGAGAAGACAATGTATAG
- a CDS encoding cyanophycinase: protein MQYPKGKLIAIGGAEDKGTDQEAGEINRNNLNFFELGILKRVVEEAGGIDARIEVITTASTIPLEVGDNYMNAFGKIGCTNIGVLHIRNRQDTANPEYIERISKCDAVMFSGGNQLRLSVTDGGTEFLTILKKRYQEEEGFVIAGTSAGAMAMSKTMIYEGNAARAYLKGEVKMTTGLGFIDSVIIDSHFEKRGRFVRLTQAVATNPACIGIGLGEDTGMLITGGNRMEAIGSGLVIIIDGHDILHCNVADIPDGNPISIENLKVHLCEKGNGYLVKERLFLMEASDGSVIKKQVDVE from the coding sequence TTGCAGTATCCAAAAGGAAAGCTCATCGCAATAGGCGGCGCAGAAGATAAAGGAACCGATCAGGAAGCGGGTGAAATTAACCGCAACAATCTCAATTTTTTTGAACTGGGTATTCTCAAACGTGTTGTTGAAGAAGCAGGCGGCATTGATGCACGTATTGAAGTGATTACAACTGCTTCAACTATACCTTTGGAAGTGGGCGATAACTATATGAATGCCTTCGGTAAGATAGGCTGTACCAATATTGGTGTGCTGCATATCCGTAACAGGCAGGATACGGCAAATCCCGAATACATTGAACGTATCAGCAAATGTGATGCAGTGATGTTTTCAGGAGGTAACCAGTTGCGTTTAAGTGTAACTGATGGCGGAACGGAATTTTTAACCATTCTGAAAAAACGTTATCAGGAAGAAGAAGGATTTGTAATTGCAGGAACTTCAGCTGGTGCCATGGCAATGAGCAAGACGATGATTTATGAAGGCAATGCTGCCCGTGCTTATCTGAAGGGCGAAGTAAAAATGACAACGGGTTTAGGTTTTATTGACAGTGTAATCATTGACAGCCATTTTGAAAAGCGTGGTCGTTTTGTACGATTGACGCAGGCAGTTGCAACAAATCCGGCATGTATCGGAATTGGTTTGGGAGAAGACACAGGGATGCTGATTACTGGTGGAAATAGAATGGAAGCAATTGGAAGTGGGTTGGTGATCATTATTGACGGGCATGATATTCTGCATTGCAATGTTGCTGATATTCCTGACGGGAATCCGATCAGCATTGAGAACCTGAAAGTTCATTTATGTGAAAAGGGAAATGGTTACCTCGTAAAAGAGCGTTTATTTTTAATGGAGGCAAGCGATGGTTCAGTAATTAAAAAACAGGTTGATGTTGAATAA